A DNA window from Longimicrobiales bacterium contains the following coding sequences:
- a CDS encoding autorepressor SdpR family transcription factor → MGLDDTMRALADPTRREILRRLRERDMTAGEIGALFPITAASTSHHLSVLKEAGLVQAEREGRSIVYSLDSTVFQELLEEMLEFFGVGGER, encoded by the coding sequence ATGGGTCTGGACGATACGATGCGGGCGCTGGCGGATCCGACGCGCAGGGAGATTCTGCGGCGGCTGCGGGAGCGCGACATGACGGCGGGCGAGATCGGGGCGTTGTTCCCGATCACGGCGGCGTCGACGTCGCATCACCTGTCGGTGCTGAAGGAGGCGGGGCTGGTGCAGGCGGAGCGGGAGGGGCGGAGCATCGTGTACTCGCTGGACTCGACCGTTTTCCAGGAGCTGCTGGAGGAGATGCTGGAG